A window of the Candidatus Jettenia caeni genome harbors these coding sequences:
- a CDS encoding acetate-CoA ligase, which yields MVLTNDIKTAQGIIQKTQQQKRPMIEPEAKEFINAFGITSTRYRVVSSVADAVQAATFFGYPVVLKIVSPDISHKTDVGGVKIAIRNEEGIRASYEEIMRNVKKKQPNARIYGILIEEMAVPSAEVIIGGLRDFQFGPVVMFGLGGIFVEIFKDVSFRIAPVEEREALDMIYDVKGARVLRGFRGTEPLDILALTQTILQISRIMTSLEEVREIDLNPVLVYQKGIKTVDARIVLDQVYSE from the coding sequence ATGGTTTTAACGAACGATATAAAAACAGCACAAGGTATCATTCAAAAAACACAGCAACAAAAACGGCCGATGATCGAGCCTGAGGCTAAGGAATTCATCAATGCTTTTGGGATAACAAGTACGAGGTATAGGGTTGTATCCTCTGTAGCGGATGCTGTACAGGCCGCAACATTTTTCGGATATCCTGTTGTCTTAAAGATTGTCTCACCTGATATTAGCCATAAGACAGATGTGGGTGGTGTAAAAATTGCTATAAGAAATGAAGAAGGTATAAGAGCCTCATATGAAGAGATCATGAGAAATGTAAAGAAAAAACAACCAAATGCAAGGATCTACGGAATTCTCATTGAGGAGATGGCTGTGCCTTCTGCAGAAGTTATTATTGGCGGGTTGAGAGATTTCCAATTTGGCCCGGTTGTTATGTTTGGACTGGGTGGTATTTTTGTGGAAATTTTTAAAGATGTGTCTTTTCGCATTGCCCCGGTAGAAGAGCGAGAGGCTTTAGATATGATCTATGATGTAAAAGGAGCCAGGGTATTAAGGGGATTCAGAGGCACAGAACCTCTGGATATTCTCGCATTAACTCAAACGATTTTACAGATATCGAGGATTATGACATCTCTGGAAGAGGTAAGGGAAATAGATCTAAATCCTGTTCTTGTTTACCAGAAAGGTATAAAAACAGTAGATGCAAGGATCGTTTTAGATCAGGTTTATAGTGAGTAA
- a CDS encoding hydrolase — MRYYALACDYDETLASKGQVDEKTLAALERLKNSGRKLVLITGRILEELIHIFPQISMFDRVVAENGALLYRPTTREERLLGETPPEEFIQELRKRGVDPLFIGQSIVSTLRPHETTVLEVIRDLGLEIQLIFNRDAVMMLPSGINKATGLSVALYELGLSSHNVVGIGDAENDHSFLNVCEFSVAVANALPKLKEHVDFVTYSDHGEGVTELVNKLIINDLDEFEPQLDRHVILLGKRKDGQEVRIKPYGLSILLSGTSGSGKSTFATGFLERVAEHGYQFCIIDPEGDYLTYDNAVVMGNSKQAPSVDEVIKLLDKPEQNCVVNMLGITLADRPAFFEVLLSALLELRSRTGRPHWIIIDETHHMLPSSLTPPESLIIPKDLSGMLFITVHPDHLARVILSEISIIIVIGEFPGQAIRAFSEILGQTPPSVPVSRLKPGEAIAWWRKPEASPFWFRSIPPRSERRRHLLKYAEGKLGTDKSFYFRGPEKKLNLRAHNLILFMHLADGIDDDTWMFHLQRGDYSRWLHEAIKDDDLAYEVRCIEQIKDISPDKSRSLIREKIEKRYTGPA, encoded by the coding sequence ATGCGATACTATGCTCTTGCTTGTGATTATGATGAGACGCTGGCCTCGAAAGGCCAAGTTGATGAAAAGACTTTAGCAGCACTTGAGCGTTTGAAAAATTCTGGCAGAAAACTAGTGCTGATCACAGGCCGTATATTAGAAGAACTTATTCACATCTTTCCCCAGATCAGTATGTTTGATAGAGTTGTAGCCGAGAATGGGGCGTTACTCTATAGACCGACTACCAGAGAGGAGAGGCTTTTAGGAGAAACACCACCAGAAGAATTTATTCAGGAGCTTCGTAAAAGAGGTGTAGATCCGCTTTTTATAGGCCAATCAATCGTTTCTACTTTACGACCACATGAGACCACGGTGCTTGAAGTAATCCGCGATCTTGGACTTGAAATTCAACTCATTTTTAACAGAGACGCGGTAATGATGCTTCCCTCGGGCATTAATAAAGCCACAGGGCTAAGCGTAGCATTATATGAACTTGGCTTATCTTCCCATAACGTTGTTGGTATAGGCGATGCCGAGAATGATCACTCTTTTCTTAATGTATGCGAGTTTTCAGTAGCAGTTGCTAATGCCCTTCCCAAGTTGAAAGAGCATGTCGATTTTGTTACTTATTCAGACCATGGTGAAGGTGTTACTGAACTGGTTAACAAACTTATTATCAACGATCTTGATGAGTTTGAACCGCAGTTGGACCGACACGTAATTTTACTTGGTAAGCGTAAGGATGGGCAAGAGGTACGAATTAAACCTTATGGTTTGAGTATTTTACTCTCCGGAACGTCTGGAAGTGGAAAATCGACCTTTGCAACAGGTTTTCTAGAACGCGTAGCTGAGCATGGATACCAATTTTGTATTATCGACCCTGAGGGAGATTATCTGACATATGATAACGCCGTCGTAATGGGGAATAGCAAGCAAGCGCCGAGTGTAGATGAGGTAATAAAACTCCTCGATAAACCTGAGCAAAATTGTGTAGTAAATATGCTTGGAATTACCCTTGCGGATAGGCCAGCATTTTTTGAGGTTCTTTTATCCGCTCTTTTAGAGCTGAGATCGAGGACGGGGAGACCTCACTGGATAATAATAGATGAGACACACCATATGTTACCATCATCCTTAACCCCTCCCGAATCACTTATAATTCCTAAGGACTTGAGCGGAATGTTATTCATTACTGTTCATCCTGATCACCTTGCCCGTGTCATATTATCAGAAATCAGTATAATAATAGTTATAGGAGAATTTCCAGGACAGGCCATTCGCGCCTTTAGTGAAATTCTCGGCCAAACTCCGCCTTCTGTCCCGGTAAGCAGACTTAAGCCGGGAGAAGCCATAGCCTGGTGGAGAAAACCGGAAGCCAGCCCATTTTGGTTCCGCAGTATTCCCCCACGGTCTGAACGCAGACGCCATCTTCTTAAATATGCTGAAGGCAAATTAGGCACAGACAAAAGTTTTTACTTCCGGGGCCCGGAAAAGAAGCTTAACCTACGTGCTCATAATCTTATATTGTTTATGCACTTAGCTGATGGTATTGATGATGACACCTGGATGTTTCATCTCCAAAGAGGAGATTATTCCCGATGGCTTCATGAAGCTATAAAAGACGATGATCTCGCATACGAAGTAAGATGTATTGAGCAAATAAAGGACATCTCACCTGATAAGAGCCGCTCCTTGATAAGGGAGAAGATTGAAAAGCGTTACACGGGTCCGGCGTAA
- a CDS encoding ATP-dependent DNA helicase PcrA has translation MPLLKDITESQREAVTHMEGPLLVIAGAGSGKTRIITRRIGYLISQGINPYNILAITFTNKAADEMCERIKQFLSQKGLWISTFHKMCSRILRNNIERLGYSKDFSIYDTTDQLNQIKSIMAELQFDTAQWKPRTIASTISHAKNKLINPETFTSTASGYYNRIVAQVYAKYHTILKTNNALDFDDLLIKTIELFKTHTDILEMYQEKFKFVLVDEYQDTNYTQYTITRMLASKYRNICVTGDPDQSIYGWRGADIRNIMDFEKDYPDAKVVLLEKNYRSTKRILHAASSVIQQNRYRKQKRLWTENVEGEKIKVIHCEDEHGEAEEIAKSIRMLSTKGVKYSNIALFYRTNAQSRVLEISLKNHGIPYRIIGGVEFYQRKEIKDILSYLRLCINPQDRVALERTINTPTRGIGNTTIKKLEDWAAAQNTSLFYALQQVNAIPEIKGQGTLSIKKFTELILHLQQLPKSPVENIIKQVIQETRYIEFLRESGGKESKDRIANVEELVNAAHEYDMNYSEGTLQGFLEEVALVSDVDELQEDTRAVTLMTFHTAKGLEFPVVFITGMEEKLLPHAESTDSDDKIEEERRLCYVGITRAMSELFLTHTKRRMRYGQMNFCIPSRFLDEIPKEIVIHIDKTNYNYADDIYNKSNSSYDTAFHIDDITVPDDSLKENLAPLSGGEIVRHPVFGIGRVLEVSGSKDKICAKINFNVGGIKNLMLAYAKLEKIR, from the coding sequence ATGCCCTTATTAAAAGATATTACTGAAAGTCAGCGTGAAGCTGTCACTCATATGGAAGGTCCACTTCTCGTTATAGCAGGGGCCGGTAGCGGCAAAACCCGTATAATTACACGTCGCATTGGTTACCTGATATCACAAGGTATAAATCCATATAATATATTAGCCATCACTTTCACAAATAAAGCAGCCGATGAAATGTGTGAACGCATAAAACAATTTCTATCACAAAAAGGACTGTGGATATCCACGTTTCATAAAATGTGTTCACGGATACTTAGAAATAATATCGAAAGACTGGGATACTCAAAGGACTTTAGTATTTACGATACCACTGATCAACTGAACCAAATTAAATCCATCATGGCAGAACTCCAGTTTGACACTGCTCAATGGAAACCCCGTACGATAGCAAGCACTATCAGTCATGCTAAAAATAAACTCATAAATCCCGAAACCTTTACGTCCACCGCATCAGGATATTATAATCGTATTGTCGCTCAAGTTTATGCAAAATACCATACAATTCTTAAGACTAACAACGCCCTTGATTTTGATGATCTACTCATCAAAACTATAGAGCTATTTAAGACACACACCGATATTCTAGAAATGTACCAAGAAAAATTTAAGTTCGTTCTCGTAGACGAATATCAAGATACTAATTACACCCAGTATACCATCACACGAATGCTCGCCAGTAAATACAGAAACATCTGCGTAACAGGCGACCCCGATCAATCCATTTATGGATGGCGTGGAGCGGACATTAGAAATATTATGGATTTTGAGAAAGATTATCCGGACGCTAAAGTTGTGCTGCTAGAGAAAAACTATCGTTCTACAAAGCGTATTCTCCATGCAGCCTCCAGCGTAATCCAGCAAAACAGATACAGAAAACAAAAGAGACTTTGGACAGAAAATGTAGAAGGTGAGAAAATCAAGGTAATCCATTGCGAGGATGAACACGGGGAGGCGGAAGAAATTGCAAAATCAATTAGGATGCTTAGCACAAAAGGAGTAAAATACTCAAATATTGCATTATTCTATCGCACCAACGCTCAATCCCGCGTTCTTGAGATCTCTTTAAAAAATCACGGGATCCCGTATAGGATCATTGGCGGCGTAGAATTTTACCAAAGAAAAGAGATTAAAGATATATTGTCCTATCTCAGGCTCTGTATTAACCCTCAGGACAGAGTAGCGCTGGAACGAACGATTAATACACCCACACGAGGCATAGGAAACACTACCATAAAAAAACTTGAAGACTGGGCGGCAGCACAAAACACCAGTCTTTTCTATGCCTTACAGCAAGTCAATGCAATACCAGAGATTAAGGGGCAAGGCACTTTATCCATAAAAAAATTCACTGAACTTATTTTACATTTACAACAACTACCAAAGTCGCCTGTAGAAAATATCATCAAACAGGTCATTCAAGAGACAAGGTATATAGAGTTCCTGAGAGAATCTGGAGGAAAAGAATCAAAAGACCGTATTGCGAACGTTGAAGAACTTGTTAATGCTGCTCACGAATATGACATGAACTATTCTGAAGGTACCTTACAGGGATTTTTAGAAGAAGTAGCCCTGGTTTCTGATGTTGATGAACTACAAGAAGATACCCGGGCGGTGACCCTCATGACATTCCATACCGCTAAAGGATTGGAATTTCCCGTTGTTTTTATTACCGGTATGGAAGAAAAGTTATTGCCACATGCGGAATCTACGGATTCAGATGATAAGATTGAAGAAGAGCGAAGGCTCTGTTACGTAGGAATTACCCGGGCAATGAGTGAACTCTTCCTTACCCATACCAAGAGGCGGATGCGATATGGACAAATGAATTTTTGTATCCCGTCAAGATTTTTGGATGAGATTCCAAAAGAAATTGTAATTCATATTGATAAAACAAATTATAATTACGCTGATGATATTTACAATAAAAGCAATTCGTCGTATGATACAGCGTTTCATATAGACGATATAACTGTCCCTGATGATTCATTAAAAGAAAATTTGGCACCCCTTTCAGGCGGAGAAATTGTTAGACACCCTGTTTTTGGCATTGGAAGGGTACTTGAGGTTTCCGGTAGTAAAGATAAGATATGTGCCAAGATCAATTTTAATGTTGGTGGAATAAAGAATCTTATGTTAGCATATGCAAAGTTAGAAAAGATACGGTAA
- a CDS encoding iron-sulfur cofactor synthesis protein — translation MQYSPKVMDHFANPRNVGDFSDADGVGEVGNPACGDIMKMSIKVKDNVIVDVKFKTFGCGAAIATSSISTEMIKGKTLDEALKLTNKAVAEALGGLPPAKMHCSVLAEEAIEAAIDDYLKKTTGKGLEKKKELPHDEHHEHEKA, via the coding sequence ATGCAATACAGTCCAAAGGTTATGGATCATTTTGCAAATCCCCGGAATGTGGGAGATTTCTCTGATGCCGATGGCGTGGGAGAGGTTGGAAATCCTGCTTGTGGCGATATTATGAAGATGTCTATCAAGGTTAAGGATAATGTAATTGTCGATGTAAAGTTCAAGACGTTCGGCTGTGGTGCAGCCATTGCTACCAGTAGCATTTCTACAGAAATGATTAAGGGAAAGACCTTAGATGAGGCCTTAAAACTTACCAACAAGGCAGTAGCAGAGGCGTTAGGAGGATTACCCCCGGCTAAAATGCATTGCTCTGTGCTTGCCGAAGAGGCCATCGAGGCAGCCATTGATGATTATCTCAAGAAGACTACGGGTAAAGGCCTTGAGAAGAAGAAGGAGCTTCCACACGATGAACACCACGAGCACGAGAAGGCTTGA
- a CDS encoding cysteine desulfurase, with protein sequence MGKIYMDNASGTPMHSKVIETITQFLHKGFGNPSNLHQFGRVTNEALQEARGQVANLINAKPNEIIFTSSGTEANNFALKGLLTAHKKKGNHVITSQIEHFSVLNPLKSLEKSGYIVTYLPVDKYGMVNPADIKKAITPTTTLVSIMYANGEIGTIEPVKEIGAITKENGVLFHTDAVAAVGNIPIDVKDAHIDALSMSANQFNGPTGVGALYLREGVRILPLIEGGVQEGGRRSGTENSIGIVAMGKAAELAKQEMSERVNKVQKLRDLLREGILKNISHVYVNGHATNRMPGNLSLCIEYIEGESILLFLDMQGIAISSGSACTSRSLKASHVIMATGVDAALAQGTVLFSLGINNTEDDIACVLEKLPSIVERLRQMSPLYSQKQMKN encoded by the coding sequence ATGGGAAAAATATATATGGATAATGCCTCGGGTACACCGATGCATTCCAAAGTAATTGAAACTATTACCCAATTCTTACACAAGGGATTTGGGAACCCCTCCAATTTACATCAATTCGGAAGGGTTACCAATGAGGCTCTACAGGAGGCAAGAGGGCAAGTAGCAAATCTTATCAATGCAAAACCCAACGAGATTATATTTACCTCCAGCGGTACTGAGGCCAATAACTTTGCTTTAAAAGGCCTACTGACTGCTCATAAAAAAAAGGGGAACCACGTTATTACATCACAAATTGAGCATTTTTCTGTGCTTAATCCCTTAAAATCTCTGGAAAAATCGGGATATATAGTTACTTACTTACCCGTTGATAAATATGGAATGGTAAATCCCGCTGATATCAAAAAAGCCATTACCCCTACAACAACATTGGTATCTATTATGTATGCAAATGGTGAGATTGGGACTATCGAGCCAGTTAAGGAGATTGGAGCTATAACAAAAGAGAACGGCGTTCTTTTTCATACAGATGCCGTTGCTGCAGTGGGAAATATACCCATTGATGTTAAGGATGCTCACATTGACGCCCTCAGTATGTCGGCAAATCAATTTAACGGTCCAACGGGAGTTGGGGCGCTTTACCTCAGGGAAGGAGTAAGGATACTTCCTCTCATAGAAGGTGGAGTACAGGAGGGAGGGCGCAGGTCAGGAACAGAAAATAGTATCGGTATTGTTGCTATGGGTAAAGCAGCCGAACTGGCAAAACAAGAAATGTCAGAAAGGGTAAATAAAGTTCAGAAGCTGAGGGATCTATTAAGAGAGGGTATTTTAAAAAATATTAGCCATGTTTACGTTAACGGTCATGCAACGAATCGTATGCCCGGAAACCTCAGTTTATGCATAGAGTATATTGAGGGTGAATCTATTTTATTATTTCTGGATATGCAGGGGATTGCCATCTCCAGTGGTTCTGCATGTACCTCACGGTCGCTTAAGGCGTCGCACGTTATCATGGCTACAGGTGTCGATGCTGCGCTTGCTCAGGGGACAGTGCTTTTTAGTTTGGGAATCAACAATACCGAGGACGATATTGCCTGTGTTTTGGAAAAACTACCATCTATTGTCGAGCGTTTAAGGCAAATGTCTCCTTTGTATAGTCAGAAACAGATGAAAAATTAG
- a CDS encoding GTP-binding protein, with product MKLKETAFTVRAERAILFRAMLNRNRGEAPLEELQRLAETAGARVVYTAIQNRISIDPVYYLGKGKALELADAAKELDADVLICDDDLTPAQVRNLEKVIGKKVIDRSELILDIFATRAKTFQAKLQVELAQLEYTKPRLKRMWTHLSRIEGGIGTRGPGEKQLEVDKRIISRKIQYLKKKLYEVEKRQERLVSSRKEFFTISIVGYTNAGKSTLMNALTDVDTLVEDKLFATLDTKTGMCRLENGKKILISDTVGFIQKLPHHLISSFKATLEEARHADLLLHVVDISSPVVQEQIDAVNAVLKELGCDNKPVIMVFNKVDTITNESIVPLLRNRYGDCVMISAKTQRGIEDLKRRIEGELEQNFVEIELSCSPGNGKLIAYLHEHAHIINSQFHEQGVTFKLLVENRLIHKLRMMDSDIQIQGTSLSDGADTDI from the coding sequence GTGAAATTAAAAGAGACCGCATTTACCGTGAGGGCTGAACGTGCTATTTTGTTTCGGGCTATGTTAAATCGTAATAGAGGTGAAGCGCCGCTGGAAGAGCTTCAACGGTTGGCAGAAACTGCAGGCGCACGCGTTGTCTACACGGCAATTCAAAACAGAATAAGTATCGATCCGGTGTATTACCTTGGAAAAGGAAAGGCACTGGAATTGGCAGATGCTGCAAAGGAATTAGATGCTGATGTGCTTATTTGTGATGATGATCTTACTCCGGCTCAAGTTAGAAACCTGGAAAAGGTAATCGGTAAAAAAGTAATAGACAGAAGCGAGTTAATCCTGGACATATTCGCTACTCGCGCAAAGACATTTCAGGCCAAACTCCAGGTAGAATTGGCCCAGTTAGAGTATACAAAACCCAGATTAAAGCGGATGTGGACACATCTCTCCAGAATCGAAGGCGGTATTGGAACGAGAGGGCCTGGTGAAAAGCAATTAGAGGTGGATAAGCGAATCATATCCAGAAAGATCCAATATCTCAAAAAGAAATTATACGAAGTGGAAAAAAGACAGGAACGACTTGTCTCTTCACGAAAGGAATTTTTCACAATATCTATCGTAGGATATACCAATGCCGGAAAGTCTACATTAATGAATGCATTAACAGATGTTGATACGCTTGTAGAGGATAAGCTTTTTGCAACGCTCGATACAAAAACGGGTATGTGTAGGCTGGAAAATGGGAAAAAAATCTTAATTAGTGATACCGTCGGTTTTATACAGAAACTACCACATCATCTGATTTCATCATTTAAAGCCACACTCGAAGAAGCCCGGCATGCTGATTTACTGCTTCACGTCGTGGATATTAGTTCACCGGTAGTCCAGGAACAAATCGACGCCGTGAATGCCGTATTGAAAGAGCTAGGATGTGATAATAAACCTGTGATCATGGTGTTTAATAAAGTAGACACCATAACAAATGAATCGATTGTGCCTCTGCTTCGGAATCGCTACGGAGATTGTGTTATGATTTCTGCAAAAACACAACGGGGAATAGAAGATCTAAAACGGAGAATAGAAGGGGAATTGGAGCAAAATTTCGTGGAGATAGAACTCTCATGCAGTCCAGGTAATGGAAAGTTGATTGCGTATCTTCACGAGCATGCCCATATCATAAACAGTCAGTTTCATGAACAAGGTGTTACGTTTAAACTCCTTGTAGAAAATAGGCTTATTCATAAATTGCGTATGATGGATAGCGATATTCAGATACAGGGAACGTCTTTGTCAGATGGAGCAGACACGGACATCTAA